One genomic region from Cellulomonas fengjieae encodes:
- a CDS encoding MFS transporter produces MVQSTAVLTRVTPATSALFVAAALSSAVMATTSTVAALVAVDVLGPAWGGVPGTAAVVGTGTGALLVTRLTRRFGTPTALRLGYLASSLGAAAGAVAVPLRHVGLLVGAMFLIGVGNAAAQLSRYVAAELVPPRRRGFAIGLIVWAGTVGAVGGPLFLLPTARLAEALGEPALSGAFLISVPAGLLAALVVSGLHTARRPVSSARVPVRTILVSPAGRDGLAVMVAGQVVMAVVMTSVPVQLHLHHHGLDVVGIVLAAHTLGMFALSPVTGRLVDRLGPGPVMALGLGTLFVSTLVAASGDLVPQAVGLFALGYGWNLCFVGGSASLAVGLPEDQRPGVEGSVEAVVWISAAAGTLSSTVVLAAAGWSTLALAAGSLVLVPALLLLGDRLRR; encoded by the coding sequence ATGGTGCAGAGCACGGCCGTCCTCACCCGCGTCACCCCGGCGACGTCGGCCCTGTTCGTCGCGGCCGCCCTGAGCAGCGCGGTCATGGCGACCACCAGCACGGTGGCTGCACTGGTCGCGGTCGACGTCCTGGGGCCGGCCTGGGGCGGGGTGCCCGGCACCGCGGCGGTGGTCGGAACGGGGACCGGCGCCCTGCTGGTCACCCGGCTCACCCGCCGCTTCGGAACTCCGACGGCCCTGCGGCTCGGGTACCTGGCGAGCTCGCTCGGCGCCGCGGCCGGAGCCGTGGCCGTACCCCTGCGACACGTCGGGCTCCTGGTCGGTGCGATGTTCCTGATCGGCGTGGGCAACGCCGCGGCACAGCTGTCCCGGTACGTGGCGGCCGAGCTCGTGCCCCCGCGACGCCGCGGTTTCGCCATCGGGCTGATCGTGTGGGCCGGCACGGTGGGCGCCGTGGGCGGCCCCCTGTTCCTGCTGCCGACCGCGCGCCTCGCGGAGGCCCTCGGAGAGCCCGCCCTCTCCGGTGCGTTCCTGATCAGCGTGCCGGCAGGACTGCTGGCCGCGCTGGTGGTGAGCGGGCTGCACACGGCCCGACGACCGGTGAGCAGCGCCCGAGTGCCCGTCCGGACGATCCTGGTGTCCCCGGCCGGGCGCGACGGCCTCGCCGTGATGGTCGCCGGGCAGGTCGTGATGGCCGTTGTCATGACGTCGGTGCCGGTGCAGCTGCACCTGCACCATCACGGTCTGGACGTCGTCGGGATCGTCCTGGCGGCTCACACGCTCGGCATGTTCGCCCTGTCCCCGGTCACAGGGCGCCTCGTCGACCGCCTGGGCCCCGGACCGGTGATGGCGCTCGGCCTCGGCACGCTGTTCGTCTCGACGCTCGTCGCCGCGTCCGGCGACCTCGTCCCGCAGGCGGTCGGGCTGTTCGCGCTCGGGTACGGCTGGAACCTGTGCTTCGTCGGCGGCAGCGCATCCCTGGCCGTCGGGCTTCCCGAGGACCAGCGCCCGGGTGTGGAGGGTTCGGTCGAGGCGGTCGTGTGGATCTCGGCCGCGGCGGGCACCCTGAGCTCGACCGTGGTCCTCGCGGCCGCCGGCTGGTCCACGCTGGCGCTCGCGGCCGGCTCCCTCGTCCTGGTGCCGGCGCTCCTCCTGCTCGGTGATCGGTTGCGCCGGTGA
- a CDS encoding Lrp/AsnC family transcriptional regulator, translating into MSRALDGTDWRILSELQEDGRLSFNQLGRKVNLSAPAVADRVRRLEEAGVIAGYQARIDATRAGLPLTAFIKLRCSPGRCLLTTTASDEYPEVVEIHKLSGSSCTLLRVRAASMPHLEEIFERIGRHGEIDTQIVLSTQYEGRPVAEPPAHTRSAQPSPGWSRAAPARPGEPS; encoded by the coding sequence ATGAGCAGAGCGCTCGACGGCACCGACTGGCGCATCCTCTCCGAGCTCCAGGAGGACGGCCGCCTGTCGTTCAACCAGCTCGGCCGCAAGGTCAACCTGTCCGCGCCCGCAGTCGCCGACCGGGTGCGGCGGCTGGAGGAGGCCGGCGTGATCGCGGGGTACCAGGCCCGGATCGACGCCACGCGTGCGGGACTCCCGCTGACCGCGTTCATCAAGCTGCGGTGCTCACCCGGCCGCTGTCTGCTCACGACCACCGCGTCCGACGAGTACCCCGAGGTCGTCGAGATCCACAAGCTCAGCGGCAGCTCGTGCACCCTCCTGCGGGTCCGCGCCGCGTCGATGCCGCACCTGGAGGAGATCTTCGAGCGCATCGGCAGGCACGGCGAGATCGACACCCAGATCGTGCTCTCCACCCAGTACGAGGGTCGTCCCGTCGCCGAGCCGCCCGCGCACACCCGGTCTGCTCAGCCGTCGCCGGGATGGAGCCGTGCCGCACCTGCCCGACCGGGGGAGCCGAGCTAG
- a CDS encoding response regulator transcription factor, which translates to MIRVLLADDEELVRSAVAALLALEDDLDVVAQAADGPAAVAAALAHRPDVALVDLEMPGLDGVAVAAEITRALPGCRVVVLTGRGRPAHLRRALESGARGFVTKGASGATLADVLRTVHAGGRYVDPGLAADALSAPPCPLSPRELEVLRLASFDLPAAVIAQRAHLAPGTVRNYLLAAQAKLDASTRAEAVRTAERFGWL; encoded by the coding sequence GTGATCCGCGTCCTGCTCGCCGACGACGAGGAGCTCGTCCGCTCCGCCGTCGCCGCGCTGCTCGCACTCGAGGACGACCTCGACGTCGTCGCGCAGGCCGCCGACGGGCCGGCCGCTGTCGCGGCCGCGCTCGCGCACCGCCCGGACGTCGCGCTCGTCGACCTCGAGATGCCCGGCCTCGACGGCGTGGCGGTCGCTGCCGAGATCACGCGCGCGCTGCCCGGGTGCCGGGTCGTGGTCCTCACCGGCCGCGGCCGCCCGGCGCACCTGCGCCGCGCGCTCGAGTCGGGCGCGCGGGGCTTCGTCACCAAGGGCGCGTCCGGCGCGACGCTCGCGGACGTGCTGCGCACCGTTCACGCCGGTGGGCGGTACGTCGACCCGGGTCTGGCGGCCGACGCGCTCAGCGCTCCGCCGTGTCCGCTCAGCCCGCGTGAGCTCGAGGTGCTGCGCCTGGCGTCGTTCGACCTACCCGCCGCCGTCATCGCGCAGCGGGCGCACCTGGCACCGGGCACCGTGCGCAACTACCTGCTCGCCGCCCAGGCCAAGCTCGACGCGTCCACCCGTGCCGAGGCGGTCAGGACCGCCGAGCGGTTCGGCTGGCTCTAG
- a CDS encoding DUF1772 domain-containing protein, which translates to MEWLPIVAVVVVGLMVGVELSVAFVMNPIFNRLPTTAGIAARSDGARMLGRIMPFWYIGSTLLVVGTALAEPAATAPAWVAVALLLVSVVMSVALLVPINNRSKAWTPETVPSDWREQTSRWDRLHLVRLAVIVTAFVLVALAATR; encoded by the coding sequence ATGGAGTGGTTGCCTATCGTCGCCGTGGTCGTCGTCGGGCTGATGGTGGGGGTGGAGCTGTCGGTCGCGTTCGTCATGAACCCGATCTTCAACCGCCTCCCGACAACCGCCGGGATCGCCGCCCGCAGTGACGGGGCCCGCATGCTCGGGCGCATCATGCCGTTCTGGTACATCGGCTCGACGCTCCTGGTCGTCGGCACGGCGCTGGCCGAGCCCGCTGCCACCGCGCCCGCCTGGGTCGCCGTGGCGCTGCTGCTCGTCAGCGTGGTCATGTCCGTCGCCCTGCTGGTCCCGATCAACAACCGGTCGAAGGCCTGGACCCCCGAGACGGTCCCGTCCGACTGGCGCGAGCAGACGAGTCGGTGGGACCGCCTGCACCTGGTGCGCCTCGCCGTGATCGTCACCGCATTCGTCCTCGTGGCTCTCGCCGCGACGAGGTGA
- a CDS encoding squalene cyclase, with translation MATDQRLLTWLLDSDPALRWQVERDLAGAPPETWEATRARVATEGFGAELLSKQDADGQWAGGAYFPAGFFGSAEAERPGQPWTATTWALKDLREWGLDASVLTGTAEKIAANSRWEYDDLPYWGGEVDVCINSYTLATGAWLGADVSALAAWFPAHRLTDGGWNCEAEEGRSTRSSFHSTLNALRGTLAYERITGDTSVRAARHAGEEYLLSRHLLYRASTGSPVGDFVGQFVFPNRHRYSALVALDHFRDAALLDGTPPDPRLADAVDVVRAARQPDGTWLQGAPLPGRTWFDVDVPEGESSRWLTLIGARALDWWDQDPARTAGGATGRSR, from the coding sequence ATGGCAACGGACCAGCGCCTGCTCACCTGGCTGCTCGACTCCGATCCCGCCCTTCGCTGGCAGGTGGAGCGGGATCTGGCGGGCGCCCCGCCCGAGACCTGGGAGGCGACTCGTGCCCGGGTCGCCACGGAGGGCTTCGGCGCCGAGCTGCTCTCGAAGCAGGACGCGGACGGTCAGTGGGCAGGCGGCGCGTACTTCCCCGCCGGATTCTTCGGGAGCGCCGAGGCCGAGCGTCCGGGCCAGCCGTGGACCGCGACGACCTGGGCGTTGAAGGACCTACGTGAGTGGGGTCTCGACGCCTCCGTGCTGACCGGGACGGCCGAGAAGATCGCGGCGAACAGTCGCTGGGAGTACGACGACCTGCCGTACTGGGGTGGTGAAGTCGACGTCTGCATCAACTCCTACACGCTCGCGACCGGGGCGTGGCTCGGTGCCGACGTCTCAGCCCTTGCCGCGTGGTTCCCCGCCCACCGACTCACCGACGGCGGCTGGAACTGTGAGGCCGAGGAAGGCCGCTCGACTCGCTCCTCGTTCCACTCGACCCTCAACGCACTACGCGGCACGCTCGCCTATGAGCGGATCACCGGCGACACCAGCGTTCGCGCGGCCCGGCACGCCGGCGAGGAGTACCTGCTCAGCCGGCACCTGCTGTACCGGGCGTCCACAGGCTCGCCCGTCGGTGACTTCGTTGGGCAATTCGTGTTCCCGAACCGGCACCGGTACAGCGCGCTCGTGGCGCTCGATCACTTCCGCGACGCCGCGCTGCTCGACGGGACGCCTCCCGATCCGCGTCTCGCCGATGCCGTCGATGTCGTGCGCGCCGCGCGCCAGCCGGACGGCACCTGGCTGCAGGGGGCTCCCCTGCCTGGCCGCACGTGGTTCGACGTCGATGTCCCCGAAGGCGAATCGTCGCGGTGGCTCACTCTGATCGGAGCACGTGCGCTCGACTGGTGGGACCAGGATCCGGCTCGAACCGCTGGCGGTGCGACCGGGCGGTCGCGCTGA
- a CDS encoding DUF2000 domain-containing protein, whose protein sequence is MVVKIVLVLRADLPPALAANAAAVLGLALGGRLERSVAADSPDASGTLHAGLNPVPVPTLVASAEELRALHDQATSAADVTVVGFNEVARRSRTYPEYEQALAATPSHTLDYVGLIVHGPRNGVTKLTKRLELMA, encoded by the coding sequence GTGGTTGTGAAGATCGTTCTGGTGCTGCGTGCTGATCTACCACCGGCGCTGGCGGCCAACGCCGCGGCCGTTCTGGGGCTCGCGCTCGGCGGTCGCCTCGAGCGATCCGTCGCAGCCGACAGCCCGGACGCCTCCGGGACGTTGCACGCGGGTCTGAACCCGGTACCCGTACCCACGCTCGTCGCCTCGGCAGAGGAGCTGCGTGCCCTGCACGATCAGGCCACCAGTGCAGCGGACGTCACGGTGGTCGGCTTCAACGAGGTGGCCCGCCGGTCGCGCACCTACCCGGAGTACGAGCAAGCCTTGGCCGCGACACCGTCGCACACCCTCGACTACGTGGGCCTGATCGTGCACGGCCCGCGCAACGGCGTCACCAAGCTGACCAAGCGCCTCGAACTGATGGCATGA
- a CDS encoding polyamine aminopropyltransferase → MPEQPVRRPRLEELAWEPTTMGDISLRRRQDPVTGADVLEVKLGDEFLMSSLFTVAEEELARLGLAMTGGSADGGTAPLDVVVGGLGLGYTALTVLEDASVGSLVVVDALAEVIDWHHAGLIPAGAVLTADPRCRLVHADFFAALASDDGLDPGMPGRRWDAVLVDIDHSPRHLLNPSHASFYTPAGLQRLREQLKPGGVFALWSNDPPDEAYLELLRTLLVDVRADVVAFPNPLQSRDATNTVYLGRAPG, encoded by the coding sequence ATGCCCGAGCAACCAGTACGACGTCCGCGCCTGGAGGAGCTCGCCTGGGAGCCGACGACGATGGGCGACATCAGCCTGCGTCGACGCCAGGACCCGGTGACCGGAGCCGACGTGCTCGAGGTCAAGCTGGGCGACGAGTTCCTCATGTCGAGCCTGTTCACGGTGGCCGAGGAGGAGCTCGCGCGGCTCGGGCTGGCCATGACCGGGGGGTCCGCCGACGGTGGTACGGCTCCTCTCGACGTCGTCGTCGGCGGCCTCGGGCTCGGGTACACCGCCCTCACCGTGCTCGAGGATGCGAGCGTCGGCTCGCTGGTGGTCGTCGACGCCCTCGCCGAGGTGATCGACTGGCACCACGCCGGCCTGATCCCGGCCGGCGCCGTCCTCACCGCCGACCCGCGGTGCCGGCTGGTGCACGCCGACTTCTTCGCCGCCCTCGCGTCGGACGACGGCCTGGACCCCGGCATGCCCGGCCGCCGGTGGGACGCCGTCCTGGTCGACATCGACCACTCGCCCCGCCACCTGCTCAACCCCAGCCACGCGAGCTTCTACACCCCGGCCGGCCTGCAGCGGCTGCGCGAGCAGCTGAAGCCCGGCGGCGTGTTCGCGCTGTGGTCCAACGACCCGCCGGACGAGGCGTACCTGGAGCTCCTCCGCACCTTGCTGGTCGACGTCCGGGCGGATGTGGTCGCCTTCCCGAACCCCTTGCAGAGCCGGGACGCCACCAACACCGTCTACCTCGGGCGCGCGCCGGGCTGA
- a CDS encoding AAA family ATPase — protein sequence MPLLVLLHGAPASGKSTLARRWADGRPLALVLDVDVVRSLLGAWQDDPASAGVAARDLALAMARTHLTGGRDVIVPQFLRRTGFADDLASLASEVGAAFVEVELEVGVEMAQRRFDRRSADLGDVAVHGPLWAPMAEVVAAHRELLATRPRVVVVEQVEGDLDETTRRLADAVERVHRDDSNLADP from the coding sequence ATGCCGTTGCTCGTCCTGCTCCACGGCGCTCCGGCGTCGGGCAAGTCGACGCTCGCGCGCCGCTGGGCAGATGGCCGGCCGCTTGCGCTCGTGCTGGATGTCGATGTGGTGCGTTCACTGCTCGGCGCCTGGCAGGACGATCCCGCTTCGGCCGGCGTCGCCGCGCGCGACCTGGCGCTGGCGATGGCGCGCACCCACCTGACGGGCGGCCGAGATGTCATCGTGCCCCAGTTCTTGCGCCGGACCGGGTTCGCCGACGACCTGGCGTCGCTCGCCAGCGAGGTGGGAGCCGCGTTCGTCGAGGTCGAGCTCGAGGTGGGCGTGGAGATGGCGCAGCGCCGGTTCGACCGTCGCTCTGCCGACCTCGGGGACGTGGCGGTGCACGGTCCGCTCTGGGCGCCCATGGCCGAAGTCGTCGCTGCTCACCGAGAGCTCCTTGCGACACGGCCGCGCGTCGTGGTCGTCGAGCAGGTCGAGGGCGACCTGGACGAGACCACCCGGCGGTTGGCAGACGCGGTCGAGCGGGTCCACAGAGATGACTCGAACCTCGCTGACCCCTAG
- a CDS encoding Lrp/AsnC family transcriptional regulator — protein sequence MDELDSVIVSELQRDARLTNRELARRLGIAPSTCLERVRLLRRRGVILGYRAAISPAALNRQVEAFISTRLRPLNRTVIDGFRAAVLDLPEVVAVYVIAGDEDFLIHVAVPDLDHLHAFLVDRLAQRREVVSFRSQIVYQSAHKDVLERLPL from the coding sequence ATGGATGAACTTGATTCGGTGATCGTGAGCGAGCTGCAACGCGATGCGCGGCTGACCAACCGCGAGCTCGCACGCCGGCTGGGCATCGCCCCCTCCACATGCCTGGAACGGGTGCGACTGCTCCGCCGCCGTGGCGTGATCCTCGGCTACCGGGCCGCGATCTCCCCGGCAGCGCTCAACCGACAGGTTGAGGCCTTCATCTCGACACGCCTGCGGCCGCTGAACCGGACGGTGATCGACGGATTCAGAGCGGCCGTCCTCGACCTGCCCGAGGTCGTGGCCGTGTACGTGATAGCCGGCGACGAGGACTTCCTGATCCACGTCGCCGTGCCCGACCTGGACCACCTGCACGCCTTCCTTGTCGACCGCCTCGCACAACGCCGCGAGGTGGTGAGCTTTCGCAGCCAGATCGTCTACCAGAGCGCCCACAAGGATGTGCTCGAACGCCTACCCCTCTGA
- a CDS encoding TetR/AcrR family transcriptional regulator, whose amino-acid sequence MTTPAAARRARQLEERRLRIVGAARALAEEQGWDAVTTRRLADAIEYSQPVLYGHFPQGRNQIVTAVALEGFEELAAALAPSALAGTGTDVERVRALVTVYLDFAERHPATYDAMFLLPVLVPFASDETPEVVRAGFEAIEGTLRRLDDPPADVPTTAEVLWAAVHGLVALRRAGRFPAVHQEERLETLVRLITH is encoded by the coding sequence ATGACGACTCCCGCTGCGGCACGCCGAGCCCGTCAGCTCGAGGAGCGCAGGTTGCGGATCGTCGGCGCTGCGCGCGCTCTCGCGGAGGAGCAGGGATGGGACGCGGTGACGACCCGCCGCCTCGCCGATGCGATCGAGTACAGCCAGCCGGTGCTGTACGGGCACTTCCCGCAGGGCCGGAACCAGATCGTCACCGCTGTCGCGCTCGAGGGCTTCGAGGAGCTCGCGGCCGCTCTCGCGCCGTCGGCGCTCGCTGGCACGGGCACTGACGTCGAGCGTGTCCGAGCACTCGTGACCGTGTACCTCGACTTCGCCGAGCGCCATCCCGCGACCTACGACGCGATGTTCCTGCTCCCCGTGCTGGTGCCCTTCGCGTCGGACGAGACGCCGGAGGTCGTGCGCGCCGGGTTCGAGGCGATCGAGGGCACACTGCGCCGCCTGGACGACCCGCCCGCCGACGTCCCCACGACCGCGGAGGTGCTCTGGGCCGCCGTGCACGGCCTCGTCGCACTCCGTCGCGCCGGGCGGTTCCCGGCCGTGCACCAGGAGGAGCGGCTCGAGACGCTCGTGCGCCTCATCACCCACTGA
- a CDS encoding ArsR/SmtB family transcription factor: MQDIEVIEDAEAAAAALDPVRARLLAELAVPASAAGLAARVGIARQKVHYYLKALEAHGLVELAEERRHGGITERVLRASAASYVVSPAAVSPAAADPNASADHLSAAYLVALAGRLVREVGALARRAGASGNRLSTLTIDTRIGFRSAADRAAFADDLTAAVLDLAARYHHDDGRPHRLVVAAHPLPEEDQ, encoded by the coding sequence ATGCAGGACATCGAGGTCATCGAGGACGCCGAGGCCGCCGCCGCCGCGCTGGATCCGGTCCGAGCGCGGCTGCTCGCCGAGCTGGCCGTCCCAGCATCCGCCGCCGGTCTCGCCGCCCGGGTCGGCATCGCCCGTCAGAAGGTCCACTACTACCTCAAGGCGCTCGAGGCGCACGGCCTGGTGGAGCTGGCCGAGGAGCGCCGGCACGGGGGCATCACCGAGCGGGTGCTGCGGGCGTCGGCGGCGTCCTACGTCGTGTCGCCCGCGGCCGTGAGCCCGGCCGCGGCGGACCCGAACGCCAGCGCCGACCACCTGTCCGCCGCCTACCTCGTCGCGCTGGCCGGCCGGCTGGTGCGCGAGGTCGGCGCCCTGGCACGCCGTGCGGGTGCGTCCGGCAACCGACTGTCGACCCTGACGATCGACACGCGGATCGGGTTCCGGTCGGCTGCCGACCGGGCCGCCTTCGCCGACGACCTGACCGCCGCGGTGCTCGACCTGGCCGCGCGCTACCACCACGACGACGGCCGACCACACCGGCTCGTCGTCGCCGCCCACCCGCTTCCCGAGGAGGACCAATGA
- a CDS encoding 5'-3' exonuclease, which translates to MTNTLLAVDGNSLLHRSFHALAGSQLRTRDGRPTWAVKGALSQILGAVDRVAADAVVIGFDDAGNNQRKVAHPHYKAHRTEKPAELVSQLALAVDVFGAAGLHVVTPDGLEADDVLASAASAATTAGWHTVVCTSDRDAFALVNETTSVLRIINGGVEASPVLTPERLRILLGIDPWQYRQYAAMRGDTSDNLTGIRGIGEKTGVALLNAFGSVEAAFADVDTNGGARVAEVLGKACVKKLADPDGRAAFWQNVELMTMRTDLDLALGLGADGRGLLPVDAQVLHDALAAVEMHSLQWLAARVLASGADDAPGAVVTRPPTPARAPAVVTAAVVDVEDEDELTLF; encoded by the coding sequence ATGACGAACACCCTCCTGGCCGTCGACGGCAACTCTCTGCTCCACCGTTCGTTCCACGCGTTGGCGGGGTCCCAGCTGCGCACGCGTGACGGACGGCCGACGTGGGCGGTCAAGGGTGCCCTCTCGCAGATCCTCGGCGCCGTCGACCGGGTCGCCGCCGACGCGGTCGTCATCGGGTTCGACGACGCGGGCAACAACCAGCGCAAGGTCGCCCACCCGCACTACAAGGCCCATCGCACCGAGAAGCCCGCGGAGCTGGTCAGCCAGCTCGCGCTCGCGGTCGACGTCTTCGGGGCAGCGGGCCTGCACGTGGTCACCCCGGACGGGCTCGAGGCGGACGACGTCCTCGCGTCAGCCGCCTCGGCCGCGACGACGGCGGGCTGGCACACGGTCGTGTGCACGTCCGACCGCGACGCGTTCGCGCTGGTCAACGAGACGACGTCGGTGCTGCGGATCATCAACGGCGGCGTCGAGGCCTCTCCCGTCCTGACGCCGGAGCGGCTGCGCATCCTGCTCGGCATCGACCCGTGGCAGTACCGCCAGTACGCCGCGATGCGCGGGGACACGTCCGACAACCTCACGGGCATCCGGGGCATCGGCGAGAAGACGGGCGTCGCGCTGCTGAACGCGTTCGGCTCCGTCGAGGCCGCGTTCGCGGACGTCGACACCAACGGCGGAGCCCGCGTCGCCGAGGTGCTCGGCAAGGCCTGCGTGAAGAAGCTTGCGGACCCCGACGGTCGCGCCGCGTTCTGGCAGAACGTCGAGCTGATGACCATGCGCACGGACCTGGATCTCGCGCTGGGCCTCGGCGCCGACGGGCGCGGGCTGCTGCCCGTGGACGCGCAGGTCCTGCACGACGCGCTGGCCGCGGTCGAGATGCACTCGTTGCAGTGGCTGGCGGCGCGCGTTCTGGCCTCGGGTGCCGACGACGCCCCGGGCGCGGTCGTGACGCGGCCGCCGACCCCGGCCAGGGCGCCCGCGGTGGTCACGGCGGCCGTGGTGGACGTCGAGGACGAGGACGAGCTGACGCTGTTCTGA
- a CDS encoding SRPBCC family protein codes for MSATTTVPYRLDLSVEVPGTPEQVWQAIATAQGLSAWFLPTELEEREGGAVHFAMGPEMGSDGRVTGWDPPRRIAYEEDWAALMGKDPGSLSPLTSEFLVEARSGGTCVVRVTSSGFGTGADWEQEWWDDMGSSWLPFFDNLRLYLAHFPGQEATPLEAAASHAVDEGTLWTALHDALGLGAEGATIEVRGATGTVERIAERQALVRLTAPVPGILTVFAHSMGSETSTAGVRAYLFSADAADYVRREEPTWQAWLQGLRVPV; via the coding sequence ATGAGCGCCACCACGACCGTCCCGTACCGCCTCGACCTCAGCGTCGAGGTCCCCGGCACCCCCGAGCAGGTCTGGCAGGCCATCGCCACTGCCCAGGGCCTGAGCGCGTGGTTCCTGCCGACGGAGCTGGAGGAGCGCGAGGGTGGCGCCGTGCACTTCGCGATGGGCCCCGAGATGGGCTCCGACGGCCGCGTCACCGGTTGGGACCCGCCGCGCCGCATCGCCTACGAGGAGGACTGGGCCGCCCTCATGGGCAAGGACCCCGGTTCCCTGAGCCCGCTGACGTCGGAGTTCCTTGTCGAGGCGCGGTCCGGCGGCACCTGCGTCGTGCGTGTCACCAGCAGCGGCTTCGGGACCGGCGCCGACTGGGAGCAGGAGTGGTGGGACGACATGGGGTCCAGCTGGCTGCCGTTCTTCGACAACCTCCGTCTCTACCTGGCGCACTTCCCCGGCCAGGAGGCCACGCCGCTCGAGGCCGCCGCCTCGCACGCGGTCGACGAGGGAACGCTGTGGACCGCCCTGCACGACGCGCTCGGGCTGGGCGCGGAGGGCGCAACGATCGAGGTGCGCGGCGCCACCGGCACGGTCGAGCGGATCGCTGAGCGGCAGGCGCTGGTGCGGCTCACCGCGCCGGTGCCCGGGATCCTCACCGTCTTCGCGCACAGCATGGGCAGCGAGACGTCGACCGCCGGCGTCAGGGCCTACCTGTTCTCCGCCGACGCGGCCGACTACGTGCGACGCGAGGAGCCGACCTGGCAGGCCTGGCTGCAAGGCCTCCGCGTCCCCGTCTGA
- a CDS encoding ricin-type beta-trefoil lectin domain protein, with translation MVRQIISTLAASALLALSLFGAAQPAQAAASGSELRNKDTGLCVDRREHPERPVAAFTTKCNGSATQRWVYSSADQTIRTPDGRCLATGSSSGIFVAACDSGLLVHWGPTSDGRIHQLDWGMGCIEDFRTATLTWGACTNSPNEVWSSLVTV, from the coding sequence ATGGTGCGACAGATCATCTCGACCCTGGCGGCATCCGCCCTGCTGGCCTTGAGCCTGTTCGGCGCGGCACAGCCCGCACAGGCCGCCGCTTCCGGCAGCGAGCTGCGCAACAAGGACACCGGACTGTGCGTCGACCGCCGGGAGCACCCCGAGCGGCCGGTGGCGGCGTTCACCACGAAGTGCAACGGCTCGGCCACGCAGCGCTGGGTCTACTCGTCGGCGGACCAGACCATCCGCACCCCGGACGGCCGGTGCCTGGCCACCGGAAGCTCCTCCGGGATCTTCGTCGCGGCCTGCGACAGCGGCTTGCTGGTGCACTGGGGACCGACCAGTGACGGCCGTATCCACCAGCTCGACTGGGGCATGGGCTGCATCGAGGACTTCCGCACGGCGACGCTCACCTGGGGTGCCTGCACCAACAGCCCCAACGAGGTCTGGTCGTCGCTGGTGACCGTCTGA
- a CDS encoding VOC family protein yields MSCRLTALALDAYDPARLARFWAGVLGREALEDAQGGVLLPGSGTQLGLRFVPRQVEKVGRNRMHLHLTSTTPDDQRRIVERALRLGAQHLDVGQLPEEGHVVLADPEGNEYCVIEPGNAYLAGCGLLGELTCDGTRDVGFFWAEALEWPLVWDQGLQTAIQSPRGGTKISWDGWDVAAVAPEHRNRLRFEVVLAAGDLTEEIERLTSLGATRLSAAGDGGVTLADPDGNEFHLGTPAS; encoded by the coding sequence ATGTCCTGCCGACTGACGGCCCTCGCCCTCGACGCGTACGACCCCGCCCGGTTGGCGCGCTTCTGGGCGGGCGTCCTCGGGCGGGAGGCCCTCGAGGACGCACAGGGTGGCGTACTGCTGCCCGGTTCCGGGACCCAGCTCGGCCTGCGGTTCGTACCGCGGCAGGTCGAGAAGGTCGGCCGGAACCGGATGCACCTCCACCTCACGAGCACGACTCCCGACGACCAGCGACGGATCGTCGAGAGGGCCCTCCGCCTCGGCGCGCAGCACCTCGACGTCGGACAGCTCCCCGAGGAAGGGCACGTGGTGCTGGCCGATCCCGAGGGGAACGAGTACTGCGTGATCGAGCCGGGGAACGCCTACCTCGCCGGCTGCGGGCTCCTCGGGGAGCTCACGTGCGACGGCACGCGCGACGTGGGCTTCTTCTGGGCCGAGGCGCTGGAGTGGCCGCTGGTGTGGGACCAGGGCCTGCAGACCGCGATCCAGTCCCCGCGGGGAGGCACCAAGATCTCCTGGGACGGCTGGGACGTCGCCGCCGTAGCGCCGGAGCACCGGAACCGGCTCCGGTTCGAGGTCGTCCTGGCCGCCGGCGACCTGACCGAGGAGATCGAACGACTGACCTCGCTCGGCGCGACCCGGCTCAGCGCCGCAGGTGACGGTGGGGTGACCCTCGCCGATCCCGACGGCAACGAGTTCCACCTCGGTACCCCCGCGTCCTGA